In one Saimiri boliviensis isolate mSaiBol1 chromosome 19, mSaiBol1.pri, whole genome shotgun sequence genomic region, the following are encoded:
- the FCER1A gene encoding high affinity immunoglobulin epsilon receptor subunit alpha — protein MAPLVESPTLLCVALLLFAPDGMLAAPQKLMISLNPPWNRIFKGENVTLTCNGNNFYEVNSTKWIHNGSFPDVTTSSLNILNADFEDSGEYKCQHPKFNESDPVYLEVFSDWLLLQASAQVVMEGQSLFLRCHGWRNWDVYQVTYYKNGEALKYWYENHNISITNTTVEDSGTYYCVGRMWQLDYASEALNITVRKVQRDKYWLQFFIPLLVAILFVVDTGLFISTQQQVTFLLKIKRNRKGFKLLSPHPKPNPKNN, from the exons ATGGCTCCTCTCGTGGAATCCCCTACTCTGCTGTGTGTAGCCTTACTGCTCTTCG CTCCAGATGGCATGTTAGCAG CCCCTCAGAAACTTATGATCTCCTTGAACCCCCCATGGAATAGAATATTTAAAGGAGAGAATGTGACTCTTACATGTAATGGGAACAATTTCTATGAAGTCAATTCCACAAAATGGATCCACAATGGCAGTTTTCCAGATGTGACAACTTCAAGTTTGAATATTCTGAATGCCGACTTTGAGGACAGTGGAGAATACAAATGTCAGCATCCAAAATTTAATGAGAGTGACCCGGTGTACCTAGAAGTCTTCAGTG ACTGGCTGCTCCTTCAGGCCTCTGCTCAGGTGGTGATGGAGGGTCAGTCCCTCTTCCTCAGGTGCCATGGTTGGAGAAATTGGGATGTGTACCAGGTGACCTACTACAAGAATGGCGAAGCTCTCAAGTACTGGTATGAAAACCACAATATCTCCATTACAAATACCACAGTTGAAGACAGTGGCACATATTACTGTGTGGGTCGAATGTGGCAGCTGGACTATGCCTCTGAGGCCCTCAACATTACTGTAAGAAAAG TTCAGCGTGACAAGTACTGGCTACAATTTTTTATACCATTGTTGGTGGCGATTCTGTTTGTTGTGGACACAGGATTATTTATCTCGACTCAGCAGCAGGTCACATTTCTCTTGAAGATTAAGAGAAACAGGAAAGGCTTCAAACTTCTGAGCCCACATCCTAAGCCAAACCCCAAAAACAACTGA